GTGCAGCTCATCTGCGCCTACCGCTTGCTGAATGAGGAAGTAGAGCTGTCAATTTCGACCCGCGAGAGCCCGGTTTTCCGCGACAACGTGGTGAAGCTGGGCATCACCAGCATCAGCGCGGGTTCCAAGACCAACCCGGGCGGCTACACGGTGGCGCCGGAGTCGCTGGAGCAATTTGAGATTTCGGATGAGCGCAGCCCGGCCGAGATTGCCGCCATGCTGCGCCGCCAGGGCTACGAGCCCGTCTGGAAGGACTGGGACGCCACGCTGGTGGGGCTGGCCCGGTAGGTAATTATAAGCCCATCATGCTGAGCGCAGTCGAAGCATCTCTACTGCGGGAGTAATCCTTTCAATTGGATTAGCTGTTGCGGTAGAGATGCTTCGGCTGCGCTCAGCATGACGGCCTGACTTTGCTAATGAAAACCAACACCGCCCTTTCCCCCGCCGAAACCAACCGCTACAGCCGCCACCTGCTGCTGCCCGAAATTGGCCCGGCCGGCCAGCAGAAAATGAAGGCGGCCCGGGTGCTGGTGGTGGGCTGCGGCGGCCTGGGCTGCCCGGTGCTGCAGTACCTGGCGGCGGCCGGCGTGGGCACACTGGGCCTGCTCGATTTTGACACCGTGGACGACAGCAACCTGCAGCGCCAGGTGCTCTACGCCACCGCCGACGTGGGCCGACCCAAGGCTGTTGTCGCCGCCGAGAAACTGGCGGCCCAAAACCCCTTCATCAGCCTGCAAACGCATCAAACGCTGCTGTCGAGAGACAACGTGCTGGAGCTGTTTGCGCCCTACGAACTGGTGGTGGACTGCTCCGATAACTTTGCCACGCGCTACCTCGTGAACGATGCCTGCGTGCTGCTGAGCAAGCCACTGGTGTTTGGGGCCATCTTCAAGTTTGAGGGGCAGGTGTCGGTGTTCAATTACCAGAACGGTCCCACCTACCGCTGCCTCTACCCCGAGCCGCCCGCGCCGGGCGACGCCCCCAGCTGCGCCGAAATCGGGGTCTTGGGCGTGCTACCGGGGCTGGTGGGCACGCTGCAAGCCACCGAAGCGCTGAAAATCATCCTGGAGCTGGGCGAGGTGCTGAGCGGCCGCCTGCTGCTGGTGGATGCCTTGGGCATGCGCTTTCAAACG
This DNA window, taken from Hymenobacter sp. 5317J-9, encodes the following:
- the moeB gene encoding molybdopterin-synthase adenylyltransferase MoeB, coding for MKTNTALSPAETNRYSRHLLLPEIGPAGQQKMKAARVLVVGCGGLGCPVLQYLAAAGVGTLGLLDFDTVDDSNLQRQVLYATADVGRPKAVVAAEKLAAQNPFISLQTHQTLLSRDNVLELFAPYELVVDCSDNFATRYLVNDACVLLSKPLVFGAIFKFEGQVSVFNYQNGPTYRCLYPEPPAPGDAPSCAEIGVLGVLPGLVGTLQATEALKIILELGEVLSGRLLLVDALGMRFQTVRFRAVAANQQLTALAPDYAAFCGEAPMEAAPQRAPEISADDLKAWQQSGRPLQLLDVREPHEAARRSIGGRLIPLGQLGGRLTDIAADVPVVVHCASGVRSQKAAQLLLAQGVGEVYSLRNGLADY